The following coding sequences are from one Sesamum indicum cultivar Zhongzhi No. 13 linkage group LG11, S_indicum_v1.0, whole genome shotgun sequence window:
- the LOC105173222 gene encoding protein DOWNY MILDEW RESISTANCE 6: MAVKVISAGQFSSIPVSYIRPESDRPKLFEVADCNNIPVIDLGCKDRSLIVRQIGDACREYGFFQVINHGVSKAATDKILGVAHEFFGLPVEEKMKLYSDDPSRTTRLSTSFNVRKETVNNWRDYLRLHCYPLDKYVPEWPSTPSSFKDIVSNYCMKVRQLGFRLQEDISESLGLEKDCLKNILGEQGQHMAMNYYPACPQPELTYGLPAHTDPNSLTILLQDLQVAGLQVLKDGRWLAIKPHPNAFVINIGDQIQALSNGKYKSVWHRAVVNADKPRLSVASFLCPSDAASISAPKALTDRGERSIYRDFTYAEYYKKFWSGNLDEGHCLELFKN; encoded by the exons GTTTGAAGTTGCTGATTGCAACAACATTCCCGTTATCGACTTGGGTTGCAAAGACAGGAGCCTAATAGTCAGACAGATAGGCGATGCCTGTCGAGAATACGGCTTCTTCCAG GTGATTAATCATGGAGTGTCCAAGGCAGCAACGGACAAGATCCTAGGAGTGGCTCATGAGTTCTTTGGTTTGCCGGTggaggagaagatgaagttgTACTCGGATGACCCGTCCAGAACGACCCGATTGTCGACAAGCTTCAATGTGAGGAAGGAGACTGTGAACAACTGGAGGGATTATCTCAGGCTGCATTGCTATCCCTTGGACAAATATGTGCCGGAGTGGCCCTCCACACCCTCTTCTTTCAA GGATATCGTAAGCAACTACTGCATGAAAGTTCGACAGCTTGGATTCCGGCTGCAGGAAGATATATCAGAGAGCTTAGGACTAGAGAAAGACTGTCTGAAAAACATATTAGGAGAACAAGGACAGCATATGGCCATGAATTATTACCCAGCATGTCCACAACCTGAGTTGACATATGGATTGCCAGCACACACAGATCCCAATTCCCTCACCATTCTTCTTCAAGATTTGCAGGTTGCTGGGCTTCAAGTTCTTAAGGATGGCAGGTGGTTGGCAATAAAACCCCATCCTAATGCTTTTGTTATTAACATTGGTGATCAAATCCAG GCACTAAGCAATGGAAAGTACAAGAGTGTTTGGCATCGCGCGGTTGTTAATGCTGATAAACCAAGACTTTCAGTAGCTTCCTTCCTCTGCCCGAGCGATGCTGCAAGTATCAGTGCTCCGAAAGCACTCACAGACAGAGGAGAACGATCCATCTACCGAGATTTCACTTATGCCGAGTACTACAAGAAGTTCTGGAGCGGGAACTTGGACGAAGGACACTGCTTGGAACTATTCAAGAACTAA